From Bosea sp. NBC_00550, the proteins below share one genomic window:
- a CDS encoding DUF2938 domain-containing protein — MVVIGVGATALSDLWAQFLRLFGLPKPNWAMPGRWFAHLPRGRLWHDDIAKSEPVVGELAIGWICHYLVGILFAGIVLAIWGGDWARNPTLLPALLVGWATVGCGWFILQPGMGMGVAASRRPNAGQIRLLNIVSHTIFSLGLYGTALLTR; from the coding sequence ATGGTCGTCATCGGCGTCGGCGCGACCGCGCTGTCCGATCTCTGGGCGCAGTTCCTGCGGCTTTTCGGCCTGCCGAAGCCGAACTGGGCGATGCCGGGCCGCTGGTTCGCCCATCTGCCGCGCGGGCGCCTGTGGCATGACGACATCGCCAAATCCGAGCCCGTGGTGGGCGAGCTCGCGATCGGCTGGATCTGCCACTATCTGGTCGGCATCCTCTTCGCCGGCATCGTGCTTGCCATCTGGGGCGGGGACTGGGCGCGCAATCCGACCTTGCTGCCGGCATTGCTCGTCGGCTGGGCTACGGTCGGCTGCGGCTGGTTCATCCTGCAGCCCGGCATGGGCATGGGCGTCGCTGCCTCGCGCCGGCCGAACGCCGGCCAGATCCGGCTGCTCAATATCGTCAGCCACACCATCTTCAGCCTGGGGCTTTACGGCACTGCGCTGCTGACGCGGTAA
- a CDS encoding GNAT family N-acetyltransferase has translation MKTEDSALVLGCERRIINAWPALSTLIVGDWVLRFANGYSGRANAATPLVYGAELDADMLDLIEELYRADGLVPSIRLTPLVSETTRAAVLERGYRVKDKSFGQIAPLADVAPSEEAELQIEARPSLEWLTGVAALQSGNKTHVANLAAIVEKVRLPAAFATWLVEGEAVAFGMGVAERGMAEIGLICVDPDHRGHGYGRRIVQGLMGWAGAMGCADAFLQVEQGNAVAINLYGSLGFRQLYQYETRILD, from the coding sequence ATGAAGACCGAAGACAGCGCGCTTGTGCTCGGATGCGAGCGGCGGATCATCAATGCCTGGCCGGCGCTGTCGACGCTCATCGTCGGCGACTGGGTGTTGCGCTTCGCCAATGGCTATTCCGGCCGGGCCAACGCGGCGACGCCTCTCGTCTATGGCGCCGAACTCGATGCCGACATGCTCGACCTGATCGAGGAGCTCTATCGTGCCGACGGGCTGGTGCCGAGCATCAGGCTGACACCGCTCGTTTCCGAGACAACGCGCGCCGCCGTTCTGGAGCGCGGCTATCGCGTCAAGGACAAGTCCTTCGGCCAGATCGCGCCGCTTGCCGATGTCGCGCCGTCCGAGGAGGCCGAACTGCAGATCGAGGCGCGGCCGAGCCTGGAATGGCTCACCGGCGTCGCGGCGCTGCAGAGCGGCAACAAGACCCATGTCGCCAATCTGGCGGCGATCGTCGAGAAGGTCAGGCTTCCCGCGGCCTTCGCCACCTGGCTGGTCGAGGGCGAGGCGGTGGCCTTCGGCATGGGCGTGGCCGAGCGCGGTATGGCGGAGATCGGTCTGATCTGCGTCGATCCCGACCATCGCGGCCATGGTTATGGCCGCAGGATCGTGCAGGGGCTGATGGGCTGGGCCGGCGCGATGGGCTGCGCCGACGCCTTCCTGCAGGTGGAACAAGGCAATGCGGTCGCGATCAACCTCTACGGCAGCCTCGGCTTCCGCCAGCTTTACCAGTACGAGACGCGCATTCTCGATTGA
- a CDS encoding cupin domain-containing protein — protein sequence MRLDGLTAAEVIRLLELKPHPEGGHYRETFRDPAGPEGRGFSTAIYYLLDTGETSEWHRVDAAEIWHHYAGAPLVITVSPNGHDAAAHHVGTDLAAGQRPQFVVPAGWWQSATSLGAWTLVGCTVAPGFEFKGFEMAPPGWRPTPRKPMGG from the coding sequence ATGCGGCTCGACGGCCTGACGGCGGCCGAGGTGATCCGGCTGCTCGAGCTCAAGCCCCATCCCGAGGGCGGCCACTACCGCGAAACCTTCCGCGATCCGGCCGGGCCGGAGGGACGCGGCTTCTCGACCGCGATCTATTATCTGCTCGATACCGGCGAGACCTCGGAGTGGCATCGCGTCGATGCCGCCGAGATCTGGCATCATTATGCCGGCGCGCCGCTGGTCATCACCGTATCGCCCAATGGTCATGACGCCGCGGCCCATCATGTCGGGACCGATCTCGCCGCCGGGCAGCGGCCGCAATTCGTGGTGCCGGCCGGCTGGTGGCAGAGCGCGACCTCGCTCGGCGCCTGGACGCTGGTGGGTTGCACGGTCGCGCCGGGGTTCGAATTCAAGGGCTTCGAGATGGCGCCGCCGGGCTGGCGGCCGACGCCGCGCAAGCCGATGGGGGGATGA
- the gloB gene encoding hydroxyacylglutathione hydrolase: MPLDLHVFRTLSDNAGALLHDPATGACAAIDVPDAGEMMAAAREKGWTISDIFITHAHHDHTQGVDEVKQATGATVVGPADARASAPLDKVIGQGDSVSLGGERFEIWHTPGHSDGHLSYVGRGAKLALVGDVVFVMGCGRVQPGQMGRMWTSLSRLMELPGDTRLLGGHDYTLANARFARSVDPANAALAARFAEAETAKAEGRFWALTTVGEEQATNPFFRAGEGALAAAVGLVGAPADKVFTALREAKNRF, translated from the coding sequence ATGCCGCTCGACCTTCACGTCTTTCGCACGCTCAGCGACAATGCCGGGGCGCTGCTCCACGATCCCGCGACGGGAGCCTGCGCGGCGATCGACGTGCCCGATGCCGGCGAGATGATGGCGGCCGCCCGGGAGAAGGGCTGGACGATCAGCGACATCTTCATCACCCATGCCCATCACGACCACACACAGGGCGTCGACGAGGTGAAGCAGGCGACCGGAGCCACCGTCGTCGGACCGGCCGATGCCCGCGCCAGCGCGCCGCTCGACAAGGTGATCGGCCAGGGCGACAGCGTCTCGCTCGGTGGCGAGCGCTTCGAGATCTGGCATACGCCCGGCCATTCCGACGGCCATCTCAGCTATGTCGGGCGTGGAGCGAAGCTTGCGCTCGTCGGCGACGTCGTCTTCGTCATGGGCTGCGGGCGCGTCCAGCCGGGCCAGATGGGGCGGATGTGGACCTCGCTGTCGCGGCTCATGGAGCTGCCGGGCGACACCCGGCTGCTCGGCGGCCATGACTACACCCTCGCCAATGCCCGCTTCGCCCGCTCGGTCGATCCCGCCAACGCCGCGCTCGCCGCCCGCTTCGCCGAAGCCGAGACGGCCAAGGCGGAAGGCCGCTTCTGGGCCCTGACCACGGTCGGGGAAGAGCAGGCGACCAATCCGTTCTTCCGTGCCGGAGAGGGCGCGTTGGCCGCTGCGGTGGGGCTCGTCGGCGCTCCGGCCGACAAGGTCTTCACGGCATTGCGCGAAGCCAAGAACCGGTTCTGA
- a CDS encoding class I SAM-dependent methyltransferase codes for MPLDVVDLRAFYASPLGHVARRFIGRAMLRFWPDCARQRLLGLGYSTPYLSVLGLQAERTIAFMPAAQGVVNWPSPGLTASALVEPTLLPLPTASIDRVVLVHALEETESPDDLLEEVSRVLNPGGRMILVVPNRRGLWARMDGTPFGQGRPFSRRQLGALMRAAEFSPEHWVEALYVPPLHRRLLMRSAPIWEQIGAGLSLPFAGVHVIDATKQFYRRAPLRATRRSFALRPVLLPQPTPTPREANPPETARTG; via the coding sequence ATGCCTCTCGACGTCGTCGACCTGCGCGCCTTCTATGCCAGCCCGCTCGGCCATGTGGCCCGGCGCTTCATCGGCCGGGCGATGCTTCGTTTCTGGCCCGACTGCGCGCGCCAACGCCTGCTCGGCCTCGGATATTCGACGCCTTATCTCTCCGTGCTCGGCCTGCAGGCCGAGCGCACCATCGCCTTCATGCCGGCCGCGCAGGGCGTGGTGAACTGGCCCTCGCCCGGCCTCACGGCCTCGGCGCTGGTCGAGCCCACCCTGCTGCCGCTGCCGACGGCCTCGATCGACCGGGTCGTGCTCGTGCACGCACTGGAGGAGACCGAAAGCCCCGACGACCTGCTTGAGGAGGTCTCGCGCGTCCTCAACCCCGGCGGGCGCATGATCCTCGTCGTGCCGAACCGGCGGGGGCTCTGGGCCCGGATGGACGGCACGCCCTTCGGGCAGGGCCGGCCCTTCAGCCGCCGCCAGCTCGGCGCCCTCATGCGCGCCGCCGAGTTCTCGCCGGAGCACTGGGTCGAGGCGCTCTACGTCCCGCCGCTGCACAGGCGTCTGCTGATGCGCTCGGCACCGATCTGGGAGCAGATCGGTGCCGGCCTGTCGCTGCCCTTCGCCGGCGTCCACGTCATCGATGCCACCAAGCAGTTCTACCGGCGCGCGCCCTTGCGCGCGACGCGGCGCAGCTTCGCATTGAGACCGGTCCTGCTGCCGCAACCGACGCCGACGCCCCGCGAGGCAAACCCGCCGGAGACGGCGCGGACGGGTTGA
- a CDS encoding acetyl-CoA carboxylase carboxyltransferase subunit alpha — MRSYLDFEKPVAELEAKSDELRALEARGDGISLSEEIGKLDAKASQTLKDIYAALTPWQKTLVARHPQRPHFKDYCAGLIAEFTPLAGDRAFGEDEAIIGGFGRFRGEPVCVIGQEKGDSTETRIRHNFGMPKPEGYRKAVRLAELADRFGLPVLSFVDTAGAYPGIEAEERGQAEAIARSTEAWLGLRSPSVALVIGEGGSGGAIAIAAASRVLMLEHAIYSVISPEGAASILWRDTARAQDAATGMKITAQDLLKFGVIDRIVQEPTGGAHRDAQAAISRAGDAIAAALGDLAGLGAEDIVAKRAEKFLAIGRNL; from the coding sequence ATGCGTAGCTATCTGGATTTCGAGAAACCGGTCGCCGAGCTGGAGGCGAAGTCGGATGAATTGCGGGCCCTCGAGGCCCGCGGCGACGGCATTTCCCTGTCGGAAGAGATCGGCAAGCTCGACGCCAAGGCTAGCCAGACGCTGAAGGACATCTATGCGGCGCTGACGCCCTGGCAGAAGACGCTCGTGGCGCGCCATCCGCAGCGTCCGCATTTCAAGGATTACTGCGCCGGGCTGATCGCGGAATTCACCCCGCTCGCCGGCGACCGCGCCTTCGGCGAGGACGAGGCCATCATCGGCGGCTTCGGCCGCTTCCGCGGCGAGCCGGTCTGCGTCATCGGCCAGGAGAAGGGCGATTCGACCGAGACCCGCATCCGGCACAATTTCGGCATGCCCAAGCCCGAGGGCTATCGCAAGGCCGTGCGCCTCGCGGAGCTGGCCGACCGCTTCGGCCTCCCGGTCCTGAGCTTCGTCGATACCGCCGGCGCCTATCCCGGCATCGAAGCCGAGGAGCGTGGCCAGGCCGAGGCTATCGCCCGCTCGACGGAGGCCTGGCTCGGGCTGCGCAGCCCGAGCGTCGCGCTCGTCATCGGCGAGGGCGGCTCCGGCGGCGCCATCGCCATCGCCGCCGCCAGCCGCGTGCTGATGCTGGAGCATGCGATCTATTCGGTGATCTCGCCCGAAGGCGCGGCATCGATCCTCTGGCGTGATACGGCGCGGGCGCAGGACGCGGCCACCGGCATGAAGATCACGGCGCAGGACCTGCTGAAGTTCGGGGTCATCGACCGGATCGTGCAGGAGCCGACCGGCGGCGCCCACCGCGACGCCCAGGCCGCGATCAGCCGCGCGGGCGATGCCATCGCCGCCGCGCTCGGCGATCTCGCCGGTCTCGGAGCCGAGGATATCGTCGCCAAGCGGGCGGAGAAATTCCTCGCGATCGGGCGCAATCTCTAG
- a CDS encoding L,D-transpeptidase family protein, which translates to MALKQLALVAFVALTVAACEEDRYRGAARHNIPIPSATYALMSEKGMSKDQPILIRSYKKESELEVWKRKADGQYTLLKTFPMCRWSGQLGPKVREGDRMAPEGFYAIAPQQMNPNSSYYVSFNMGYPNAYDRAHNRTGAHLMVHGACSSAGCYSMTDDQIGEIYALVREAQNAGQRAVQMQALPFRMTPENLAKHRLDPNIAFWKNLKEGTDYFEVAKDEPAVSVVGGRYVFNGGSTPAAVAEKRQRDEIQVASLVAKGTPAIKLIYDDGDQHASFKQALMTGGSDALNRSASWASKDVGVSRADALSVGPRVVVLDDKGKAKATVRAASADNDAVLAAIAAAPAEEAAKPDAAKVEAKPAAAPRPAAAPAATQLAKVAPGNALQAPVLASAASNPVAPTEEKPLLQRALSFMPVFGGGSSATADQGVASAPVASVAPATPAATSAPLPPRRANGLKTSSLDQSTAGYASQPAMR; encoded by the coding sequence GTGGCACTCAAGCAACTCGCACTCGTGGCTTTTGTTGCATTGACCGTGGCGGCCTGCGAGGAGGACCGCTATCGCGGCGCCGCGCGCCACAACATTCCGATTCCGAGCGCGACCTATGCGCTGATGTCCGAGAAGGGCATGAGCAAGGACCAGCCGATCCTGATCCGCTCCTACAAGAAGGAGTCGGAGCTCGAGGTCTGGAAGCGCAAGGCCGACGGTCAGTACACCCTGCTCAAGACCTTCCCGATGTGCCGCTGGTCCGGCCAGCTCGGCCCGAAGGTCCGCGAGGGCGATCGCATGGCGCCGGAAGGGTTCTATGCCATCGCTCCCCAGCAGATGAACCCGAACTCGTCCTATTACGTCTCGTTCAACATGGGCTATCCCAACGCCTATGACCGGGCTCATAATCGCACCGGCGCCCATCTGATGGTCCATGGCGCCTGCTCCTCGGCCGGCTGCTATTCGATGACCGACGACCAGATCGGCGAGATCTATGCGCTGGTGCGCGAGGCCCAGAATGCCGGCCAGCGCGCCGTGCAGATGCAGGCCCTTCCGTTCCGGATGACGCCGGAAAACCTGGCCAAGCACCGCCTCGACCCGAACATCGCCTTCTGGAAGAACCTGAAGGAAGGCACCGACTATTTCGAGGTCGCCAAGGACGAGCCCGCGGTCTCCGTCGTCGGCGGCCGCTATGTCTTCAACGGCGGCTCGACCCCGGCAGCCGTCGCCGAGAAGCGCCAGAGGGACGAGATCCAGGTCGCTTCGCTCGTCGCCAAGGGCACACCGGCGATCAAGCTGATCTATGACGATGGCGACCAGCACGCCTCCTTCAAGCAGGCGCTGATGACCGGCGGCTCCGACGCGCTCAACCGCTCGGCTTCCTGGGCCTCGAAGGATGTCGGCGTCAGCCGTGCCGATGCCCTGTCGGTCGGTCCTCGGGTCGTCGTCCTCGACGACAAGGGCAAGGCGAAGGCGACCGTCCGCGCCGCTTCGGCCGATAACGACGCCGTTCTCGCCGCGATCGCCGCAGCCCCTGCGGAAGAAGCTGCAAAGCCCGACGCTGCCAAGGTCGAGGCGAAGCCGGCCGCCGCACCGCGCCCGGCGGCAGCCCCGGCCGCTACCCAGCTCGCCAAGGTCGCACCCGGCAACGCCCTGCAGGCGCCGGTGCTCGCGAGCGCGGCCTCGAACCCGGTCGCGCCGACCGAGGAGAAGCCTCTGCTGCAGCGCGCCCTCAGCTTCATGCCGGTCTTCGGCGGCGGCTCCAGCGCCACGGCCGATCAAGGCGTGGCCAGCGCTCCGGTCGCGTCCGTCGCGCCCGCGACACCGGCCGCCACCAGCGCGCCGCTGCCGCCCCGCCGCGCCAACGGGCTGAAAACGTCGAGCCTCGACCAGTCGACGGCGGGCTATGCGAGCCAGCCGGCGATGCGTTGA
- a CDS encoding TorF family putative porin, with product MSDLFRSSIMGLALAAAVGAAQASDLPSKKGPPPAPVVPAITWFDIAVSVKGMTDYNFRGISQTDRKPAIQGGAELQIYNNMFYLGVYGSSVDLATRPDAEIDFYAGVRPKFGDLAFDFGVWQYYYPSEKQLIDAAGVFWTPKNTDFTEVYGKVSYTFAESLTVGGNVFYAWDWLGTGASGTYASVTAKYNLPFLEGLSVSGEFGHYWLGTTNLAIWSTVPPTNLPDYSYWNAGVSYTWKNVTADLRYHDTTLSKSECFLLTADPRGISNGTGRSNWCGAAVVGTLSFDITASSVGIFAPK from the coding sequence ATGTCCGATCTTTTCCGTTCCTCGATTATGGGACTGGCTTTGGCTGCCGCCGTCGGCGCGGCGCAGGCCTCCGACCTGCCGAGCAAGAAAGGGCCGCCGCCCGCGCCCGTCGTCCCCGCGATCACCTGGTTCGATATCGCGGTCAGCGTGAAGGGCATGACCGATTATAATTTCCGCGGCATCTCGCAAACGGACCGCAAGCCGGCGATTCAGGGCGGCGCCGAGCTGCAGATCTACAACAACATGTTCTATCTCGGCGTCTACGGATCGAGCGTCGACCTGGCCACCAGGCCCGATGCCGAGATCGACTTTTATGCCGGTGTCCGCCCGAAATTCGGCGATCTCGCCTTCGATTTCGGTGTCTGGCAGTACTACTACCCCAGCGAGAAGCAGCTGATCGACGCTGCCGGCGTGTTCTGGACACCGAAGAACACTGACTTCACCGAGGTCTACGGCAAGGTCTCCTACACCTTCGCCGAAAGCCTGACGGTGGGCGGCAACGTCTTCTACGCCTGGGACTGGCTCGGCACCGGCGCGAGCGGCACCTACGCCTCGGTGACGGCGAAGTACAACCTGCCCTTCCTGGAAGGTCTCTCGGTCTCCGGTGAGTTCGGCCACTACTGGCTCGGCACCACCAACCTCGCCATCTGGTCGACCGTGCCGCCGACCAATCTGCCCGATTACAGCTACTGGAACGCCGGCGTCTCCTACACCTGGAAGAACGTCACCGCCGACCTGCGCTACCACGACACCACCCTGTCGAAGAGCGAGTGCTTCCTGCTGACCGCCGATCCGCGCGGAATCTCCAACGGCACGGGTCGTTCGAACTGGTGCGGTGCGGCTGTCGTCGGAACGCTCTCCTTCGACATCACCGCCAGCAGCGTCGGCATCTTCGCGCCGAAATAA
- a CDS encoding AroM family protein — translation MSKLGTLTIGQAPRADITPILDAVIGASVPQRHAGVLDGLSRIKIERDFATEPGQPVLITKLLDGSAVVIDRARTEAAAQHKLAMLEAEGCSTILMLCTGHFASLSTEKARLVEPDRILPPAVAALTQGAQLGIIVPLAEQISSEAGKWAPLGRAPLYAAASPYGGAGVSIAEAARELAGRGAQILLMDCMGFVERHRREAAEAGLPVILSNGMIAKLVSEIV, via the coding sequence ATGAGCAAGCTGGGAACCCTCACGATCGGCCAGGCGCCACGCGCCGACATCACGCCGATCCTCGACGCGGTGATCGGCGCCAGTGTGCCACAGCGCCATGCCGGCGTTCTCGACGGCCTGAGCCGCATCAAGATCGAACGGGATTTCGCAACGGAGCCGGGCCAGCCAGTGCTGATCACCAAGCTCCTCGACGGCAGCGCGGTCGTCATCGACCGCGCCCGAACGGAAGCTGCGGCACAGCACAAGCTCGCCATGCTCGAGGCCGAGGGCTGCAGCACCATCCTGATGCTCTGCACCGGCCATTTTGCGAGCCTGTCGACTGAGAAGGCGCGCCTCGTCGAACCCGACCGCATCCTGCCGCCGGCCGTGGCGGCACTGACGCAGGGCGCGCAGCTCGGCATCATCGTGCCGCTGGCCGAGCAGATTTCCTCGGAGGCCGGCAAATGGGCGCCGCTCGGCCGCGCGCCGCTCTATGCCGCGGCGTCGCCCTATGGTGGTGCGGGCGTTTCGATCGCGGAGGCTGCGCGGGAGCTGGCCGGACGCGGCGCGCAAATCCTGCTGATGGACTGCATGGGCTTCGTGGAGAGACATCGCCGCGAGGCGGCGGAAGCCGGCTTGCCGGTCATCCTCTCCAACGGCATGATCGCAAAGCTGGTTTCCGAGATCGTCTGA
- a CDS encoding OPT/YSL family transporter, producing the protein MALARVPLAAFTRYRSIHVQNLAQSAISSATFGAANSLLLPVGIPWLLGRPDLVLPMLAGAFFAMLLDAYLLYRMFDSRVFPATGAWPPGVAAAEAIKAGDEGGRKAVLMGVGFGTGILVSFVKIPLAWIGFAGSAAVSGIPMSAFGVAFIGNIWALLMFGIGLLLRGYSGQLFGGPLFETIIPKGDLMAAYIPHGFMIGAGLVALLQVALLLFRRAEPTKPGEVGAGVSDAEVKRALGLGTVGYLVIAVFIALVGGLMSDMSIGMLILFVLYAAFAAYVHELIVGLAAMHSGWFPAFAVALITLIIGMLIGFPMPALALLVGFSAATGPAFADMGYDLKAGYLLRGNGADPAFEREGRRQQLFAAMFAFVIAGAVVLFSYQSFFDQNLVAPVNKVYAATIKAGVAPGVAWQLFLWAIPGAILQFIGGPKRQIGVLFATGLLINFPMAGWAVLAGILCRVIWEKLRGASGEGDMEVFAAGVIAGDAIFSFFDSVSKNFWKR; encoded by the coding sequence ATGGCGCTGGCGCGCGTGCCGCTTGCCGCCTTCACGCGCTACCGCTCGATCCATGTGCAGAACCTGGCCCAGAGCGCGATCTCCTCGGCCACCTTCGGCGCGGCGAACAGCCTGCTCCTGCCAGTCGGCATTCCCTGGCTGCTCGGGCGGCCGGACCTCGTGCTGCCGATGCTGGCGGGCGCCTTCTTCGCGATGCTGCTCGACGCCTATCTGCTCTACCGGATGTTCGATTCCCGCGTCTTCCCCGCGACGGGCGCCTGGCCGCCGGGCGTCGCTGCTGCCGAGGCGATCAAGGCCGGCGACGAGGGTGGACGCAAGGCAGTGCTGATGGGCGTAGGGTTCGGCACCGGCATCCTCGTCTCATTCGTCAAGATTCCGCTGGCCTGGATCGGCTTCGCCGGCTCGGCCGCCGTCTCGGGCATCCCGATGTCGGCCTTCGGCGTCGCCTTCATCGGCAATATCTGGGCGCTGCTGATGTTCGGCATCGGCCTCTTGCTGCGCGGCTATTCCGGCCAGCTCTTCGGCGGGCCGCTCTTCGAGACCATCATTCCCAAGGGCGACCTGATGGCCGCCTATATCCCGCACGGCTTCATGATCGGCGCCGGCCTCGTCGCGCTGCTGCAGGTCGCGCTGCTGCTGTTCCGGCGGGCGGAACCGACCAAGCCCGGCGAGGTGGGCGCAGGCGTCTCGGACGCTGAAGTGAAGCGCGCGCTCGGTCTCGGCACCGTCGGCTACCTCGTCATCGCGGTGTTCATCGCGCTGGTCGGCGGGCTGATGAGCGACATGTCGATCGGCATGCTCATCCTGTTCGTGCTCTATGCCGCCTTCGCCGCCTATGTGCATGAGCTGATCGTCGGCCTCGCCGCGATGCATTCCGGCTGGTTCCCGGCTTTCGCGGTCGCGCTGATCACGCTGATCATCGGCATGTTGATCGGCTTTCCGATGCCGGCGCTGGCGCTGCTGGTCGGCTTCTCCGCCGCGACCGGGCCCGCTTTCGCCGATATGGGCTATGATCTGAAGGCCGGCTACCTGCTGCGCGGCAACGGCGCCGATCCCGCCTTCGAGCGCGAAGGCCGCCGCCAGCAGCTCTTCGCCGCGATGTTCGCCTTCGTCATCGCCGGTGCGGTCGTCCTGTTCTCCTACCAGTCCTTCTTCGACCAGAACCTCGTCGCCCCCGTGAACAAGGTCTATGCCGCGACGATCAAGGCCGGCGTGGCGCCCGGAGTCGCCTGGCAGCTCTTCCTCTGGGCGATACCCGGCGCGATCCTGCAATTCATCGGGGGGCCGAAGCGGCAGATCGGCGTGCTCTTTGCCACCGGCCTGCTGATCAACTTCCCGATGGCGGGCTGGGCGGTGCTGGCCGGCATCCTCTGCCGGGTCATCTGGGAGAAGCTGCGCGGCGCGAGCGGCGAGGGCGACATGGAGGTCTTTGCCGCCGGCGTCATCGCGGGCGATGCGATCTTCTCGTTCTTCGACTCCGTCTCGAAGAACTTCTGGAAGCGCTGA